A portion of the Mustela erminea isolate mMusErm1 chromosome 19, mMusErm1.Pri, whole genome shotgun sequence genome contains these proteins:
- the PDCD5 gene encoding programmed cell death protein 5 isoform X3 — MAEEELEALRKQRLAELQAKHGDPGDAAQQEAKHREAEMRNSILAQVLDQSARARLSNLALVKPEKTKAVENYLIQMARYGQLSGKVSEQGLIEILEKVSQQTEKKTTVKFNRRKVMDSDEEDDY; from the exons ATGGCGGAGGAGGAACTGGAGGCGCTGAGGAAGCAGAGGTTGGCCGAACTGCAGGCGAAGCATGGG gatcctggcGATGCAGCACAACAGGAAGCAAAGCACAG GGAAGCAGAAATGAGAAACAGTATCTTAGCCCAAGTCCTGGATCAGTCAGCCCGGGCCCGTT taagtaACTTAGCACTTGTAAAGCCCGAAAAAACTAAAGCAGTAGAGAATTACCTCATACAGATGGCAAGATACGGACAACTAAGTGGGAAG GTATCAGAACAAGGTTTAATAGAAATCCTTGAAAAAGTAAgccaacaaacagaaaagaaaaccacagttaAA ttCAACAGAAGAAAAGTCATGGACTCTGATGAAGAGGACGATTATTGA